The Terriglobia bacterium region TGACAGGCGACTCAAGCGATTTCGCCGGATACACATCAGTCGATGCGGGCACGCTTGCGGTAAGCGGGGCGCTGGGCGGAACGCTCGATGTGCTGGGCGGTGCTCGCCTGCAAAGCACTGGCGCGATTGGGACCACTACTATAGCCGGTACAATTGCGCCAGGAAATTCGAACTCCGGGGCGTCCGTGGTGACCCCGCTCACGACGAGGGTATCCGTGCCGTCGTTGCTCACCACGAGGTCCCGCGTTTGGCTCTGGCCCAGGTACAGGTCTCCGAATTCGATCCGGTCCGACGGGCGGGGCAGGCTCAGGCGCACGGTGTGCCGGTTCGAGTCGCACCAGGCCCCGACGTACGAGGTGTTCTGCACGACGACGTGAACGACGCCGTCGGAGGCCAGCGCGGCAAGATCCGCCGCGCTGACCTCGAAGGACCCCGTCGCCGCGCTGCAGTCGGTCCCCGTGGCGCCGACGCTCCCGAGCAGGATCCCCTCGGCGGTCGCCGTGGCGGTCTCGCCGGAGTCGCCGTAGTCCCCCTCCGCGATGAGCGTGACCGTGCCGCCGACGCCGGGGTTCTCGGCGATCGGCAGGACGTGCGCCGTGGCCGCCCCGTCGGTGGAGTACGCGACCGTGGACTCCACCGAGACCGGCGGCGCCGACACGGAGATGTCCGGCGCCCCTGTGACGTGCAGGTGCGAGGGGATCGGCACGTCGGACTCGTCCGGGTCGTTGCTCGATACGACGACGTCCGCGTCGTAGTCCCCGCCGTTCAGTCCCGTGGCGTCGAAGGTGAGCACGATTTCGGCCGATCCTCCGGCCGGAACCACGCCCGAGACCGGATCCAGGGAGAGCCAGCGGGGCCCGAGCCCGTACGCGTACGGGATCATGTGGATCAGGATCTGTCCCGGCGTGTACCCTTCCTCGTAACTGAATTCGAGGGTCTGGCAGCCCGCGATGACCCAACCCGCCCCATGCCGGTACTGGACCAGGTCGGGCCGGTGGAGGTCATCCGACGCGATGAGCGACGCGTCGCCCGGAAGGCCGGTGAGATAGGCGTGGCTCGCGGCGTACCCCGTGAACGGATTCGGCAACCCGGCCGCCAGGGGGTGGGTCGGATCCAGGACGTAGTTCGAGCCCGAGGTGTAGTGGACGATGTGCACCCCCTCGGGAAGCGTCACGAGGGACGCGTCGCCGCCGGACCAGCCCCACCCCGCGGCGTGGAACTCGAGCACGCCGCCCGAAGCGACGTAGGCGTCGACCTGATCCGCGTGCGCCGCCAGGGTCGAGTAGAAATTGGTCGGCTGGTCGCCGGCCACGATCACGAGCCGGTATCGCGCCAGGTTCGTCGAGGCGAGCGCCGCGGAGCCGACGACGTCGAAGGAGATGCCGTTGATCGACAGGATCTGCTCGTTGGATGCGGTGTCCCATGGCGCGACGTCCTGAACGAGCAGGACGTCGGCGCCGGCGATTCGGGAGCCGACGGCGGGCCGGACGAGGTGACCCGAAGGTGCCAGGTCCGATCGCGCGTCGGGAGCCGACGCCGCCGGGCCGCTCCGTGCCCCGGGAGGTGCCGTTCGCCGGTGCTCGACCGCAGGCGACGCTCCGGCGTGGGCGGCGATCGACAGGTCGTAGCGCAGATCGCTTCCACCCCGGTTCTCGATGAGCAGGGACCGGGTGGCCGTCTCGCCCGTGAACAAGCTCTCGGCGAGGGAGGTGGGGGTCACCGCGATGTCCGGTGGGATCAGCCCTTGTCCGGTCAGTCCGACCGTCACCTCCGGCTCGTCCGGATCGTCGCTCGCCACCGTGAGCGTCGCGTGAGCCTCGGCCGCCGTGGTGGGCGTGTACGTGACGGTCACGATCCGGCGCTCCCCGACCGCCAGGGACAAGGTCGACGCGTCCGCCCTGAACTCCGGGTCGTCCGATGCGATCCCCGCGATCGTCAGAACGTCCGTCCCGACGTTGGCGACCGTCAGCGCGAGGCTCCGGGACGCTCCGATGAAGAGCGGGCCGTAGTCGAGCGCGGTCGGCGACACGTCGATGTCCGGGGCCCCCGTCACGTGGAGGTGCGCCGCGAGCGACATTTGGGGCTGGTCCGGGTCGTTGCTCGACACCACGAGCTTCGCGTCGTACTCCCCGCCGTAAAGCCTCGCCGCGTCGAACGTCACCGCGAGGTCCAGGCTCCCGCCCGCGGGCACCGTTCCCGACCGGGGCTCGACCTCGAGCCAGGCGGGTCCGAAGTCCAGCGCGTTCTTGAGGACCTGTTTCAGGAGCGCGAAGTCCGCGGGGGACCACCAGAAGTCTTCAGCGGGATCGTCGACGAAGTAGACCAGGGTTCCGAGCCCGATCTGCTTGTGGACCAGGGCGGGTTGGCCGTCCCCGTTCACCACCGCGACGGTCGCCGCCGGATCGTCGATCCGGAGCATGTAGTAGGACGCGTCGTAATCCTGGAAGGTGGCCGTGGCGGGCAGGGCCGAGGCGAGCGGGTCGGAGGCCGCCACCACGCGCAGGTGAGGGGTGGAGGAGGTCTGCCAGCCGGCCTGGCCGGTGTGCGCGAGCAGGTAGGTCGCGACCCCGCTGTAGTAAGGGGCGTAATTCGAGCCCCCGAGGATCAAGAGCTTCTTGCCGACCGCCGCGGCGCTGGCGAGGGCCAGAACGTCGGCCTGATCCACGTACCCGCCGTCCAGCGCGGCGACGACGGTCTTGTACGGCGTGAAGTCCACCGAGGTGAAGTCGTCGGTGTACAGGACGTCGTGGGGCTTGCCGAGCTCATCGAGGGCTCGCAGCACCGACTGGTCCACGTAGTACGTCGCGAGGACGAGGATGTCGTTCCCGTTGAGCACGGCCTGGCCCGCCGGAGAGGACGCGGAGCCCGCGGCGGCCCTGGGGGCGGCGGCCGTCGGGTCGTAGGTCAGCGGGATCGGCCCGTCGGCGGGCCACACGACCCGTTGGGGGATCGGCGCCGCGAAGCCCGCGGCCGGTATCAAGGTCGTCGCGAAGACGAGGTCGCTCCCGCCCGAGTTCTCGATCGTCAGGGTCCGCGTGATCCTCTCGCCCGAGAGCAGGCTCTCGTCGAAGGAGGAGGGCGTCGCCGAGATGTCCGGCGGCTCCGACCCGCGCCCGCTCAGCCCGACCGTGACCGCCGGCTCATCGGGATCATCGCTCGCGACCGTCAGCGTCGCGTGCGCCTCGAAGGCCGCGCTGGGCGCGAACGTGACGGTCACGCTTCGGCTCTCGCCCGCGGCCAGCGTGAAGCTCGACGCGTCGGCCGAGAACTCCGGGCCGTCGGACGCGACGCTCGTCACCGTGAGGATGTCCGTTCCCTTGTTGGAGACCGAAAGCGCAAGGCCGCGCGAGGACCCGAGGTAGACCGATCCGTAGTCGAGGGTGGTCGGTTTCACCTCGACATCCGGGGACCCGGTCACGTGCAGGTGCGCCGGAATCGACAGCTCGGGCTCGTCGGGGTCGTCGCTCGTCACCACGATCCTCGCGTCGTAGTCCCCCCCATTCCGTCCCGTCGCGTCGAACGTCACCGCCACCTGGGCCTCGCCGCCGGCGGGGACGACCCCGCCGCTCGGGGAGACGGACAGCCAGGGCGCCATGGCGGCCCAGAAGGCGGCGTTGTGAAGGATCAGCGGGACGTCGCCCCCCCAGTAGCCCCACTCCGACACGAACGCGTTGACCGCGACCACGCCGCGCCCTTTCGTGGCCACGAACGGCAGACCGTCGTCCCAGGACGCCAGAAGCTCGGCGCCGCTCGCCAGCGACACGTCCGCGATCGCATCCCCCCAGGCCGACGTCACCCCCTTCATGATCGGATGCTGGGCGTCGAAGGGCCCCAGGCTCGCGTATCCCACCGGGCCGGTCCCGCCGCCGAGCGGGAAGTAGCCGTCGCTCTCGAGCCTTCCGTGCACGCTCCACGACCCGACGTAGGACGCGAGCGTCAGGACGACGCCGCCCCCGGAGTCCACGTAGTCCGCCAGCACATTCCCCACCGCGGCGGGGCTGCCGAACGGCACCTCGTTGACGACGATCACCGACCGATAGGGCACGAGGTCCGCCAGGGTCGGCACCCCGAGCCCGCCGTCGAACACGTCGACCGCGGCGAGATCCGGGAAGCTTCGGAGATACGACTGGATCTCCGAGACGTCGCTCGCGCTCGCGAGGATCAGGATCCTGAAGTCGCCCAGGGGGGCGCCGGTCGGGGCTCCCGGCGAGGACGCGGCGCGCGCCCTTCGCGGCGCCGTGTCCTGGGCGTAGCTCCGAGAGAGCATGGCGGGCGGCTCGGGGAGGGCCGCTCCCGGCCCGGCGGCGCGCGCCGGTGCGGACACGGATACGCGCCGGGTCACGGCGAGGCCGTTCCCGGAATCGATCGAGATCCGGAACGTCAGGTCGCTCCCACCGGTATTCCGGACGGCGAGCGCACGGGTGACCGTCCCGCCGGTGAACAGCGACTCCGCGAACGAGGACGGCGCGACCGAGATATCCGGCGGCATCCACCCCTGCCCGCTCAACGCCACGGTGACCTCCGGCTCGTCCGGGTCGTCGCTCACGATCGTGAGCGTCGCGTCCTTCTCGCCCGCGGAGGTGGGCGCGAACGTGACGGTCACGTTCCGCCGCTCTCCGACCGCCAGCGTGAAACTCGACGCGTCCGCCGAGAAGTTCGGGCCGTCCGACGCGATCCCGGTCACCGCAAGCACGTCCGTCCCGACGTTGGCGACCGTCAAGGTCAGGCTTCGCGACGAGCCGGCGGGGACCGGCCCGTACGCGAGGACGGTGGGCGTGACCTCGACGTCCGGCGCTCCCGTCACGTGCAGGTGCGCCGGCACGGTCACGGTGGGCTCGTCCGGGTCGTCGCTCGACACGAGGACGCTGGCGTCGTAATCACCGCCGATCAGCCCCGTGGCGTTGAAGGTGACCAGGATCTCCGCGGAGTCTCCTGCCGGAACCACTCCCGTGACCGGTTGGACGGCCAGCCAGATGTGCTGCAGACCATAGGCGTACGGGATCATGTCGGAGAGGATCACCCCGGCGTCCCAGCCGTTCTCGCGGCCGATCTCCAACGCCTGGCCGCTCGCCACGACGGTCCCCGTCCCGAACCGGTAGACCAGCAGGTCCGGCTGGTCCAGGTCGTCCGTCGCGACGAGCGAGGCGCCCTCCGGAATCCCCGTGAAGTACGCGTGGCTCGCGTGCGAGCCGTGGAACGGGTTCGGAACTCCCGCGACGAGGGGATGGCCCGCGTCCAGCACGTAGTTCACGTTGGCGAAGCGGGGATTGATGCGCAGCCCCGCTGGAAGCGTCACGACGGAGGCGTCGCCGCCATTCCTGCCCCAGCCGGCCGCGTGGAACTCGAGCACGCCTCCGTTGACGACGTAGGCCTCGATCCGGGTCGCCTGCGCGGACAGGGCCGCGTAGAAGCTCGTCGGCTGGTCGCCGGCCACGATCACGAGCCGGTAGGTCGACAGGTCGGTCGCGGCGAACGCCGCGGAGCCCACCACGGTGAAGGGAATGCCGTTGGCCGAGAGGATCTGCTCGTTGGCGGTGGTCCCCCAGGGCGCCGCGTCCTGGACGAGCAGGACGCCGGAGGCCTCGGTTCGCTGCTGAGCCGAGGGACTCGGGACTCCACCGGCCTCGATCCGCAGCTGGAAGTGCAGGTCCTCGCCCCCGCGGTTCTCGAAGGTCAGGGTCCTTACGAGCGTCTCACCCGTGGGAAGGCTCTCGCTGAACGAGCCGGGGGAGACGACGAGATCGGGAGGCGTCGCGCCGACGGTCCCGCCAGTGAGAAGACCCAGGAGGATCAGGAGCGGGAGCGCGAGGGGGAAGGCGAGACGACGGGGAGCCGTGCGCGAGCCTGAGGAGGTCATGTTGGTCCTTGATCCTGGGAACGCGGAGAGCGCTCCGAGAGCGAAGAATGGCCGGATGAGGCGAGCGGGAGCCGGGATGGCCGACCGACGGCGGGATCCCCGCCGCCGACCCTGCCGCGTCCCCGAGCGGACGTCGACGCGGTGACTGCACGGAATCCGCACGATGCCCCTGCCCCCAATCGACGGAGCTTCGCGAATCCTGATGTCGTCGTTCCGCTCAGGACGTGACTTCTAGTAATGAAGAAATACGGTCACGCGGGCCCGTGTCAAGTACTAAGATGTGCGCCACCCACATGGGCAGGTCCGTGGGAATCGAAGCCTGTCCGGAGCCGCGACGTGGGCCAGATCATAGGGGTCGTTCTCGCGGGGGGACGCGGGACACTGATGGGCCGTCCGAGGGGGAGCTTTGTGCTCGACGGCCTGTCCCTCGCCGAGCGAGCCGCGAGGACGCTCCGGCCGATCACCGGGACCGTGGTGGTGAGCATTTCCCCCGGCATGGCGAACCCCGCGCCCAAGTACGCGGCGGTGGAGGACGCGGCCCCCGCGTTCCGCGGCCCGCTGGCGGGGATCGACGCGGCCATGTCGGTGACCGGCGATTCCGACCTGCTCGTGCTCTCGTGCGGCTACCCCGGCGTGGACACGGCGCTCCTCCGCACGCTCCTCTCCGAGGCCCGGCCGGAGGATGAGCTGGTGTTCCTCGTGGACCCGAACGGGCGCGACCATCCGCTGGCGGGGCTCTGGAGGCGCGTCACGCGGGACCGGGTCCGGGAGGCGGTCGAGTACCGGATGCACAAGGTGAGCAGCCTGCTTCCGGACCTCGTCACGCGCCGGCTGGGCCCGCGGGAGATGCCCGACCAGGACCTCGGCACGGCCCTGGCGATCGTCGCCTTTCCCGAAGACGGAGTGGGGTGGTTCGGGTAGTCGACAGGTGCGGCGCGGGCGCCGGGACCCGTCGGCCCCGGCGCCCGGCCCGCATTACCTCGAAAGTCGGTCGAGGATCTCCGCCAGCGCGTTGAAGAACCGGCCCACGGACGGGATGTTCAGCCGCTCGTCGGGGGAGTGCACCCCTTCCATGTGCGGCCCGAAGGAGATCATGTCCATACCGGGCACCTTGTCGCCGAGGAGCCCGCACTCGAGCCCGGCGTGGATCGCCGTGACGCTCGGCTCCTTTCCCCACAGCTTCCCGAAGACGTCGCGCACGACCGCCAGCACCGGCGAGGCCATGTTCGGCTTCCATCCGGGGTAGCCGTCGCGGCTCACCACCTCGACGTCCGCCAGGGCGCCGATCGCCCGGATCGAAAGGAGCACCGCGTCCAGCGCCGGCGCGACGCTGCTCCGGCTGCTGCAGACGACCTTGAGCCGATCCCCTTCGGCCGAGACCACCGCGAGGTTGCTCGAGGTCTCGACGAGGCCGGGGATCGCCTGGCTCATGCCGAGGTTCCCGTGCGGGAGGCCGAGGAGGAGGTGCAGGAGCCGGTGGCTGTCGTCCGCGGACATCGCCCGGGCCGAGGGAGCGCCGGGACGGACCGAGATCGCGAGCCCGTCGTCGATCCCCTGGAACTCGACCTTGAGGTCGGCGGCCAGCCGGTCCACCACCTTGCGGAGCCGCGGCTCGTCGGCGGGGGCGAGGAAGACCGTCGCCTCGGCCTCGCGCGGGATCGCGTTGTGCTTCGAGCCCCCCTCGAGGGAGGCGATTCCGATCCCGATGCCGTCGATCACCGCGCCGGCCAGCGCCCGCGAGAGGATCTTGAGCGCGTTGCCGCGGTTCTCGATGATGTTCAGGCCCGAGTGCCCGCCTCGAAGCCCCTTGACCTCGACGACGAATGGCGAGGCGCCGCGGGCGGGGGAGGTCCAGGCCGGGGTGAAGTAGAGGTGCGTGTCGGCGCCTCCAGCGCAGCCGACGAACAGCACCCCGTCCTCCTCGGAATCGAGGTTCAGCAGGGTTTTGCCCCGCAACATCGAGCCGTCGAGCTTCATCGCCCCCGTGAGCCCGGTCTCCTCGTCCACCGTGAACAGGAGCTGGAGCGGGCCGTGCATTACCTTCGGGTCCACCGCCGCGGCCACCGCCGACGCGACCCCGATCCCGTTGTCCGCCCCCAGCGTGGTGCCCGTGGCGTGCACCCATTCGCCCACGATCCTCGGGCGGATCGGGTCCTTCATGAAGTCGTGGGTCACGTCCTTGTTCTTCTCCGCGACCATGTCGAGGTGCCCCTGGAGGACGATCACCGGCGCCTTCTCCCGGCCGGGGCTCGCGGGAACGTCGATCACCAGGTTGCCGACGCCGTCGCTCGAGGTCTTGAAGCCGTGGCGCGCGGCCACCGCGGTCAGGTGCCCGGCCACCGCAGCCTCGTGCCCCGACGGGCGCGGGATGCGGAGGATCTCGGAGAATTGCTCCCACACGGAGCGGGGCTCGAGGTGTGCCAGGGGGTCGCTCATTCGGGTATCCTCCGCGTGCTGTCCGCCGGACGCGGGATTCGCGGCCGGAGGTAGGGTTGCGTTTCGACGAACCCTTACGGTACCGCAGCCTGCCCCGGGGGAGCAACCGCCCGCGGTCCCGCGGCGCCGGCGGGATGGGAGCGAGGAAGGAGGTCCGCATGGCGAGGCTCACGCACGTCGACGCCAGGGGAGAGGCGAGGATGGTCGACGTGGGCGGAAAACGGGTGACGCGCCGCCGGGCGGTGGCGCGGGGGAGGCTCGCGCTGGGCGCGAAGGCCTTCAGGCTCCTGGCCGGGAACCGGCTCGCGAAGGGGGACGCGCTGGCGGTGGCGCGGATCGCGGGGATCGCGGCCGGCAAGCGCGCGAGCGAGTGGATTCCCCTCTGCCACACGGTGCCGCTCGACCATCTCGACGTCGCGATCGACCTCGACGCCGGGAACCGGGAGGCGGTGGTCACCGCGACGGTCGAGGCGCGGTGGGTGACCGGCGTCGAGATGGAGGCGCTGGTCGCGGTCTCGGGGGCCTGTCTCGTCCTCTACGACATGACCAAGGGGGTGGATCGCGCGTCCGCCATCCGGGAAATCGTACTCCTCGAGAAGAGCGGGGGGCGCTCCGGGCGCTTCAAGCGCGGCGCGACCCGCGGTAGCCTGACATAATGGGCGGTCGGGACCGGCGGCCCCCGATCGCCGCGCCGCCCGTAGCACGGAGGTGGGAATGAGACGACGCATCGCGATGGCTGTCGTGGCGGCCGCGCTCCTTACGGCCTCGAGCGCCTCGGCCCGAGCGGCGCTCCTGACGAAGACCTACCAGTTCAAGCCGGACATCGTGCTCCAGGTCGGGGAGAGCGTGGAGGGGGGGCTCCGCCTCGATTCCATCCAGATCTTTCTCCCCTCCAGCACCGGCGTGCCCGGCCTGAGGACCGGCGGCGTTCCCCGCGCCGAGATCTCCATCTCGAACCTCGGCTCCTCCCGTCAGATGTTCGGCCTCGCGATCGTCCTGCTCGACGACGAGGGCCGTCTCCTCGGCGCCGCGAACGGAGGTCCCCGTGTGTTCCCCCTGCGGCCGAACCGGCAGGGGACGTTCCGGCTGGTCCTGGACGGGGTGAACGGCGAGGCGTACAAGGCGACGCAGTTCAAGATCGCGCTCGAGACGAAGCCCTGACCTCCTCGGAGGACGCCGGTCAGTCCGTCCAGGGACGGATCACGATCCCGTAATTGCAAGGGGCGGCCGGACCGGCAGCAGAACAAAGAAGATGTCTTCCGGCCGCGCGTGGCACGTGGCGTGCTCTCCGATCCTCTCCTTGCCCGCGGAGCCGGCGGAACTAAGATTGAGTCGCGTCAGGGCAAGATCCTCGCGAGGCGAGGGTTGGAGGCTGAGACCATGAGAGCACGGCTGATTTCGACCGCACTACTCGCAGCGGCATTGTGTCTTCTCGGGTCGGCGCTCGCGCCGGCGGCACGCGCCGGTGTCGACGTGGATCTGGGCGCCAGCGTTCCCCTCGGGGACTCCGGCCGCGTCTTCTTCAACATCAGCTCGAGGTACTTCGACGTTGCGCCGCCGGTCGTCGAGCAATGGGGGACCCGGTACACGAACCCCGACGACCTCGCGGTCAGCCTCTTCATCTCGACGCAGTCGCGCCGCTCGCCCGACGTGATCTTCGCGCTCCGGCGCCAGGGGCTCTCCTGGTGGGACGTCGGGCTTCGCCTCGGCGTGCCCGTGGACGCGTGGTTCGTGCCGGTCGCGCACGACCCCGGTCCGCCTTACGGCAGGGCGTACGGCCACTGGAGGAAGCACCGCCAGAATCCGAAGTACATGATGGTGCTCCCCGACGCCGACGTGCGGAACCTCGTCGCGGTCCGGATGGCCCACGAGTACTACGGCGTCCCGGTGGACGACGCGATGCGCTGGCGCGCCTCTGGGCGGAACGTCCGCGACCTGATGGTCAGCGAATACCAAGTCCGCCACGGCCACAAGGGCGGCCACGACGACCACGGCGACAACCGGGGCCAGGGGAACGGCGGCCACGACAAGGGGCACGACAACGGCCATGGCAAGGGCCACGGCAAAGACCACGGCAAGGGCCACGACTGATCGATTCGCCCTTCCGGCCCGTCCGCGGGGGTCAGCCCCCCACGGGCGGGCCGTCCCCGGTCTCCGGCGCGAGCCCTTCGGCCAGCCACGCCAGGTACTCCTCGTCGCCGCCACCGATCCGGACCATGACCACCTCGGGCAGCTCGTAGGAGTGCAGCTCGCGGATCGCGCGCCCCACCTCCGGGAGCAGCCGCTCCGCGGTCTTGATCAAGAGGAGCCGCTCGTCGTCGCGGTGGACTTCGCCCTTCCAGCGATAGTGCGAGACGACGCCCGGCACCACGTTGACGCAGGCGGCGACGCGCCGCTCGACGAGCCCCGCCGCGATCCGCGAGGCCTCCTCGTCCGTTCCCGCGGTGGTGAGCACGATCGCGAAGCCGTGACCTTCGGACGCCATCCCGCAGCCTCCTCGAGCGGATGCTAGCACGGGGAATCGGCGAAAAAGTCGAGCTATCTCCTTGAGCCGACGAAGAGAGCTGCGCTATAGTCGCGCGGGGCGGTGCGGATGCCGCCCGCGACCCCTCGGGGCGCGCCGGGTCGATGCCGGCGCTCGACGAAAGGAGATCGGCGAACGTGACATGCAGATGCGGGCACCGTGCCGGGATGATCGACGAGATCTCCGCGCGCGAGATCCTCGATTCCAGGGGCAACCCGACCATCGAGGTGGACGTCGTCCTCGAGGACGGCACGATCGGCCGGGCGGCGGTCCCGTCCGGCGCGTCGACCGGCTCGCGGGAGGCGCTCGAGCTTCGGGACAAGGACGTGAAGCGGTTCGGTGGCAAGGGCGTGCTGAAGGCGGTCGAGAACGTCGAGAAGGTGATCGGCCCGGCCCTCAGCGGCCTCGACGCGCTGAACCAGGTGTTCATCGACAACGCGATGATCGAGATGGACGGCACCCCCACGAAGTCGAAGCTGGGGGCGAACGCGATGCTCGGCGTCTCGATGGCCGTGGCGCGCGCGGCGGCCGAGAGCGTCGGCGTCCCGCTCTACCGCTACCTCGGCGGGTCCAACACGAAGGACCTCCCGGTCCCGTTCATGAACGTGTTGAACGGCGGCGCCCACGCGGACAACAACGTGGACGTCCAGGAGTTCATGATCGTCCCCGTCGGCGCCGCGACGTTCGCCGAGGGGTACCGGATGGGCTCGGAGTGCTACCACGCCTTGAAGGGGGTCCTGAAGAAGCGCGGCCTCGCGACGTCGGTGGGGGACGAGGGCGGCTTCGCCCCGAACCTCAAGAGCAACGAGGAGGCGCTCGAGGTCCTGGTCGAGGGGATCGGGGCGGCCGGGTACAAGGCCGGGCGCGACGTGGTGCTCGCCCTCGACGTCGCCGCGTCGGAGCTCTACGAGGGGGGCAAGTACGTCCTCGCCGCGGAGAAGAAGCCGAAGAAGACCGGCGCCGAGCTGTGCGCCCTCTACGAGGCCTGGGTCAAGAAGTACCCGATCGTCTCCATCGAGGACGGGATGGCCGAGGGGGACTGGGACGGGTGGAAGTTCATGACCCGGTCCCTCGGCGAGAAGATCCAGATCGTCGGCGACGACGTGTTCGTGACCAACCCCGCGATCGTCGCGAAGGGGATCGAGCGGGGGATCGCGAACAGCGTCCTGATCAAGCTGAACCAGATCGGCACCGTCACCGAGACCCTGGACTGCGTGCAGATGTCGCTGCGCGCCGGCTACTCGTGCGTCGTCTCGCACCGTTCGGGCGAGACCGAGGACAGCTTCATCGCCGACCTCGTGGTGGCGCTGAATCTCGGGCAGATCAAGACCGGCGCGCCCTGTCGGTCGGAGCGGACGGCGAAGTACAACCAGCTGGTCCGGATCGAGGAGGAGCTGGGGGACGATGCCCGGTACGTGGGCCGCTCGGCGTTCCCGCGGCTCGGCCGGAAGTAGGTCTCGGACGGGGAGGGGGGCGGGCGCCTCGATGGGAAGGCTCCTGCGTTTCCGGAGGCGTGGCGGCGAGCCGTGGCCGCGCGGAGTTCCGAGCGACGCGCGCTCCGATCCGCTGTTCCCGTCGGACGCGCGTCCCGCCGAGGACCCCCCGCCCGGCAAGGCACCCGACCCGGACCGCGAGCGGCGCCGCCGCTTCTTGCACGGCGTGGTCGGCCTCTTCCTGGCGACCCTCTTCGTCGCCGGCTCCGTCGAGGCGCTGGTGGGCAACCACGGCTACTTCGCCGTGCGCCGGAGCCGGGAGGAGCTGGCGTCCCTGAAGGCCGCGGTCGAGCGGAAGCAGATCCAGGTCATGGAGCTGAGGCAGGCGGTGGACCGCCTCAAGAACGATCCCCACGCCATCGAGCGGATCGCCCGCGAGGAGCTGGGGTTCGTGAAGCCCGGCGAGATCACGTTCCTCCTCCCGCGCGAGGAGAATTGCGTGCCCGGCGGCGGCCTGGCGCTTCCTCCGCCGGCGGTGAAGAAGGCGCCAGCCGCCAAGCCGGACGTGCCGAGGGACTAGGGGACACGCCCGGTCCCGCGGGGCCTTGATCTGCGGACGGTGTTTGGTATACTCTCCGATCGTCCGAGCACACTTGACGCGGGGTGGAGCAGTCCGGTAGCTCGTTGGGCTCATAACCCAAAGGTCGCAGGTTCAAATCCTGCCCCCGCTACCACCTGACAGGCAGAGTTTCCCGGCCGCGGAAGCGCGACGGCGGGGAACCTGCGCATCTCCAGCTCGAGGCGCGCCTCTTCCGGCATGACTTTCACGCCGCCCACGAACGCGCGCACGAACTCCTTCCGCTCCTCCAGGCTCCCCGACTCCAACATACGCGGTAGATTGCGTAGCGAGGCGAGGCCTTCCCGGAGGACCAACTCGACGTCGATCGGCTCGTAGGGGGCCGTCTCAAGCTCCTGGAGGCGGTCCTGGAGCCGACGCCGCTCGTTCCCGAGGTCGCGCAGCTTCGTGTCCACGAAGGCCCTCGTCTCG contains the following coding sequences:
- the moaC gene encoding cyclic pyranopterin monophosphate synthase MoaC, translated to MARLTHVDARGEARMVDVGGKRVTRRRAVARGRLALGAKAFRLLAGNRLAKGDALAVARIAGIAAGKRASEWIPLCHTVPLDHLDVAIDLDAGNREAVVTATVEARWVTGVEMEALVAVSGACLVLYDMTKGVDRASAIREIVLLEKSGGRSGRFKRGATRGSLT
- a CDS encoding divalent-cation tolerance protein CutA, giving the protein MASEGHGFAIVLTTAGTDEEASRIAAGLVERRVAACVNVVPGVVSHYRWKGEVHRDDERLLLIKTAERLLPEVGRAIRELHSYELPEVVMVRIGGGDEEYLAWLAEGLAPETGDGPPVGG
- the eno gene encoding phosphopyruvate hydratase, encoding MIDEISAREILDSRGNPTIEVDVVLEDGTIGRAAVPSGASTGSREALELRDKDVKRFGGKGVLKAVENVEKVIGPALSGLDALNQVFIDNAMIEMDGTPTKSKLGANAMLGVSMAVARAAAESVGVPLYRYLGGSNTKDLPVPFMNVLNGGAHADNNVDVQEFMIVPVGAATFAEGYRMGSECYHALKGVLKKRGLATSVGDEGGFAPNLKSNEEALEVLVEGIGAAGYKAGRDVVLALDVAASELYEGGKYVLAAEKKPKKTGAELCALYEAWVKKYPIVSIEDGMAEGDWDGWKFMTRSLGEKIQIVGDDVFVTNPAIVAKGIERGIANSVLIKLNQIGTVTETLDCVQMSLRAGYSCVVSHRSGETEDSFIADLVVALNLGQIKTGAPCRSERTAKYNQLVRIEEELGDDARYVGRSAFPRLGRK
- a CDS encoding septum formation initiator family protein; amino-acid sequence: MGRLLRFRRRGGEPWPRGVPSDARSDPLFPSDARPAEDPPPGKAPDPDRERRRRFLHGVVGLFLATLFVAGSVEALVGNHGYFAVRRSREELASLKAAVERKQIQVMELRQAVDRLKNDPHAIERIAREELGFVKPGEITFLLPREENCVPGGGLALPPPAVKKAPAAKPDVPRD